Proteins found in one Oncorhynchus mykiss isolate Arlee chromosome 17, USDA_OmykA_1.1, whole genome shotgun sequence genomic segment:
- the LOC110494624 gene encoding prothymosin alpha isoform X1 — protein sequence MADTAVDTTTTTEISAKELKEKKEVVEEVEEKENGSGDAPANGNGTHTNGAETKTNGADDSEETPVCEKEEEDGEGLDAAKDAEEVAGEEVDHPVKLPADEVEHPVKRPADDEVDHPVKLPADEVDHPVKRPADEEDQLETKKQKTENGESKEAEVKA from the exons ATGGCTGATACCGCAGTAGACACTACCACAACTACCGAGATTTCAGCAAAG GAGCTCAAAGAGAAGAAAGAGGTTGtcgaggaggtggaggagaaggagaatggCAGCGGGGACGCACCAGCCAACGGCAATGGAACA CACACAAATGGTGCAGAGACAAAGACAAATGGTGCAGACGATTCTGAAGAAACCCCTGTGTGTgagaaggaagaagaggatg GAGAGGGACTGGATGCAGCCAAGGATGCAGAAGAAGTTGCTGGTGAGGAGGTTGACCACCCGGTGAAGCTCCCAGCTGATGAGGTTGAACACCCTGTGAAGCGCCCAGCTGATGATGAGGTTGACCACCCGGTGAAGCTCCCAGCTGATGAGGTTGACCACCCTGTGAAGCGCCCAGCTGATGAGGAG GACCAATtggaaacaaaaaaacagaaaacagaaaacggTGAATCAAAGGAAGCTGAAGTGAAGGCATAG
- the LOC110494624 gene encoding prothymosin alpha-B isoform X2, with product MADTAVDTTTTTEISAKHTNGAETKTNGADDSEETPVCEKEEEDGEGLDAAKDAEEVAGEEVDHPVKLPADEVEHPVKRPADDEVDHPVKLPADEVDHPVKRPADEEDQLETKKQKTENGESKEAEVKA from the exons ATGGCTGATACCGCAGTAGACACTACCACAACTACCGAGATTTCAGCAAAG CACACAAATGGTGCAGAGACAAAGACAAATGGTGCAGACGATTCTGAAGAAACCCCTGTGTGTgagaaggaagaagaggatg GAGAGGGACTGGATGCAGCCAAGGATGCAGAAGAAGTTGCTGGTGAGGAGGTTGACCACCCGGTGAAGCTCCCAGCTGATGAGGTTGAACACCCTGTGAAGCGCCCAGCTGATGATGAGGTTGACCACCCGGTGAAGCTCCCAGCTGATGAGGTTGACCACCCTGTGAAGCGCCCAGCTGATGAGGAG GACCAATtggaaacaaaaaaacagaaaacagaaaacggTGAATCAAAGGAAGCTGAAGTGAAGGCATAG